In Gallaecimonas xiamenensis 3-C-1, one DNA window encodes the following:
- a CDS encoding IucA/IucC family protein, giving the protein MSHLLEAGRQLLAKALAESCFEGSLVAEPLGQGQFQIRLQSGHCYRFSARQSPWDFLLIDPASITRGGKSAASPQQWLLDAQAELALSDITLGNLLAELQNTLYSDANTLARQRDWPVRRLAELDGVAIQGLLAGHPKILASKGRVGWGQEALAQYSPEGDQDFALRWLAISKDCAQAGISAGQPWPALWRQALGDNEWATISQRLGADWQSQYWLLPVHPWQWQQHIALQYAELLASGALVDLGPMAARYRAQLSVRTLSGPGDYDLKLPLTVLNTSCYRGIPGQYIGVGPALSDWLAQITWHDSELKHLLVQRELAGIHVPHPWQRQVKGSPYRYQEMLGAVWRDSLEARLKPGQQSRLMASLMHKDTSGQSLVAEHVRRSGLSPQDWLTALFEVTVVPLYHLMCRYGVGLVAHGQNIALVLDNHRPVAAAIKDFHGDLRLWEEPKAKAAGLDPAVSQVLTKLPAHYLIHDLVTGHLVTTLRFISPLFEQDLGLDERQFYALLAQALRRYQARQPALAPAFAAFDLFTPELLRVCLNKVRYRLGYDDSAERPLPALGHPLANPLLHGEQS; this is encoded by the coding sequence ATGAGCCACCTATTGGAGGCTGGCCGCCAGCTGCTGGCCAAGGCCCTGGCCGAGTCCTGTTTTGAAGGCAGCCTGGTCGCCGAACCTTTGGGCCAGGGCCAGTTTCAGATAAGGCTGCAAAGCGGCCACTGCTACCGCTTTAGCGCCCGCCAAAGCCCCTGGGATTTTCTGCTGATAGACCCGGCCAGCATCACCCGTGGCGGCAAGAGCGCCGCCAGCCCCCAACAGTGGCTGCTGGACGCCCAGGCCGAGCTGGCGCTGAGCGACATCACCCTTGGCAACCTGCTGGCCGAGCTGCAAAACACCCTCTACAGCGACGCTAACACCCTGGCCCGGCAACGTGACTGGCCGGTGCGCCGCCTGGCCGAGCTGGACGGGGTAGCCATTCAAGGGCTGCTGGCAGGCCACCCCAAGATCCTCGCCAGCAAGGGCCGGGTCGGTTGGGGCCAGGAGGCCTTGGCCCAATACAGCCCTGAGGGGGACCAGGATTTTGCCCTGCGTTGGCTGGCCATAAGTAAGGACTGCGCCCAGGCCGGCATCAGCGCCGGCCAGCCCTGGCCTGCCCTTTGGCGCCAGGCCCTTGGGGACAACGAATGGGCGACCATTAGCCAGCGCTTGGGGGCGGATTGGCAAAGCCAGTACTGGCTGCTGCCGGTGCATCCCTGGCAATGGCAACAGCACATTGCCCTGCAATATGCCGAGTTGCTGGCCAGTGGCGCCCTGGTGGACCTTGGCCCCATGGCCGCCCGCTACCGGGCCCAGCTGTCGGTGCGCACCTTGAGCGGCCCGGGGGACTATGACCTCAAGCTGCCCCTGACGGTGCTCAATACCTCCTGCTACCGGGGCATACCGGGCCAATACATAGGGGTGGGCCCGGCCCTGTCGGATTGGCTGGCACAGATAACCTGGCACGACAGCGAACTCAAACACCTGTTGGTGCAGCGGGAGCTGGCCGGTATTCATGTGCCCCACCCCTGGCAGCGCCAGGTCAAGGGCAGCCCCTATCGCTACCAGGAGATGCTGGGGGCGGTCTGGCGCGACAGCCTGGAAGCGCGCCTCAAACCCGGCCAGCAAAGCCGGTTGATGGCCAGCCTGATGCACAAGGACACCAGCGGCCAAAGCCTGGTGGCCGAGCATGTGCGCCGCTCCGGGCTCAGCCCCCAGGACTGGCTGACGGCCCTGTTCGAGGTCACTGTGGTGCCCCTTTACCACCTGATGTGCCGTTACGGGGTGGGGCTGGTGGCCCATGGCCAGAACATTGCCCTGGTGCTGGACAACCATAGGCCGGTGGCCGCCGCCATCAAGGACTTTCACGGCGACCTGCGGCTCTGGGAAGAACCCAAGGCCAAAGCGGCAGGGCTGGACCCGGCAGTAAGCCAGGTGCTGACCAAGCTGCCGGCCCATTACCTTATTCACGACCTGGTCACCGGCCACCTGGTCACCACCTTGCGCTTTATCTCGCCCCTTTTTGAGCAGGATCTGGGCCTGGATGAGCGCCAGTTCTATGCCCTGCTGGCCCAGGCCCTGCGCCGCTACCAAGCCAGGCAACCGGCCCTGGCACCGGCCTTTGCCGCCTTCGACCTCTTTACCCCCGAGCTGCTGCGGGTGTGCCTGAACAAGGTGCGCTACCGCCTCGGCTACGACGACAGCGCCGAGCGGCCCTTGCCGGCCCTCGGCCACCCCCTTGCCAACCCCCTTTTACATGGAGAACAGTCATGA
- a CDS encoding lysine N(6)-hydroxylase/L-ornithine N(5)-oxygenase family protein: protein MTAPLDLAGIGVGPFNLSIAALLASHRQPGINSAFFDAKPQFDWHPGMLLPGVRLQTSFLKDLVTGVAPQSPYSFLQFLVSHGRFYQFLAAELPAISRAEYGQYLAWVAGQLDNLHFGQELAALDFDGRHFQLHFKAGGPPVAARHICLGTGKPPHIPPCCQPFLGDNCFHAIGIARRQLDVRGKRVVVLGGGQSGAEVFEALLDGHWGQAKALHWVSRRSNFAPLDETPFANEVFTPQYMAAFFDLPDATKARTLADQKLASDGISPDSLKALYQKLYEGKVLGQLPPLSLRPGRHLQAMHQGQGYRLVLENQLDGKTEELEADLVILATGFNQALPAYLAPLQHKLVLDAQGQLSLDRHFQARWTGPETNRIYAVNAGRFSHGIAEPQMSLMCWRSASIINHLAGQPLFATDQKLDLVNWRQDGPDPLALAV, encoded by the coding sequence ATGACAGCCCCCCTGGACCTGGCCGGCATCGGTGTTGGCCCCTTTAACCTGAGCATTGCCGCCCTGCTGGCCAGCCACCGCCAGCCCGGCATCAACAGCGCCTTTTTCGACGCCAAGCCCCAGTTCGATTGGCACCCCGGCATGCTGCTGCCCGGAGTCAGGTTGCAGACCTCTTTCCTCAAGGATCTGGTCACCGGGGTGGCGCCCCAAAGCCCCTACAGCTTCCTGCAGTTCCTGGTCAGCCATGGGCGCTTCTACCAGTTCCTGGCCGCCGAGCTGCCGGCTATCAGCCGCGCCGAATACGGCCAGTACCTGGCCTGGGTGGCCGGGCAGCTGGACAACCTGCATTTTGGCCAGGAACTGGCGGCCCTGGATTTTGACGGCCGCCATTTCCAGCTGCACTTCAAAGCGGGGGGCCCGCCGGTGGCGGCCCGCCATATCTGCCTTGGCACCGGCAAGCCTCCCCATATTCCCCCCTGCTGCCAGCCGTTTTTGGGGGACAACTGCTTTCACGCCATCGGCATAGCCCGGCGCCAGTTGGATGTGCGGGGTAAAAGGGTGGTGGTGCTGGGGGGCGGCCAGTCCGGGGCCGAGGTGTTCGAGGCGCTGCTGGACGGCCACTGGGGCCAGGCCAAGGCCCTGCACTGGGTGTCTCGGCGCAGCAATTTCGCGCCCCTGGACGAAACCCCCTTCGCCAACGAGGTGTTCACCCCGCAATACATGGCGGCCTTTTTCGACCTGCCGGACGCCACCAAGGCCCGCACCCTGGCGGACCAGAAGCTGGCCTCCGACGGCATTTCCCCGGACAGCCTCAAGGCCCTCTACCAGAAACTCTACGAGGGCAAGGTTCTGGGCCAGTTGCCGCCCTTGAGCCTGCGCCCAGGGCGCCACTTGCAGGCCATGCACCAGGGCCAGGGCTACCGCTTGGTGCTGGAAAACCAACTGGACGGCAAGACCGAAGAGCTGGAGGCAGATCTGGTGATCCTCGCCACCGGCTTTAACCAGGCCCTGCCCGCTTACCTGGCGCCCTTGCAGCACAAACTGGTGCTGGACGCCCAGGGCCAGCTGAGCCTGGACCGCCACTTCCAAGCCCGCTGGACCGGCCCCGAGACCAACCGCATCTACGCGGTCAACGCCGGGCGCTTTAGCCACGGCATTGCCGAGCCGCAAATGAGCCTGATGTGCTGGCGTTCGGCCAGCATCATCAACCATTTGGCCGGCCAGCCCCTCTTTGCCACCGACCAGAAGCTGGATCTGGTCAACTGGCGCCAGGACGGCCCCGATCCACTGGCCCTGGCCGTATAA
- a CDS encoding M28 family metallopeptidase has protein sequence MHNKTLAALLLAGFSAGALAAKPTLDMDAYRQAVKTLASDDFEGRAPLSAGETKTINYLKAEFAKAGLSAGYNGQYFQPVEMGSITANQDMTLRIGDMAFKPGSEFVARTQKFAPQTALKDSELVFVGYGIHAPEAGWDDYAGVDVKGKTVIVLVNDPGFATQDPKVFRGNTMTYYGRWTYKYEEAIRQGAAGALIVHETAPAAYPWGVVESGAVGERFTLVDDTDNAHELDVMGWLQKASAEQILKAAGQDYARLKAAAAKPGFKAVDLGLKANLKVNNTLKKATSHNVVGLIKGSKYPDEYLVVSAHWDHLGRNPNLEGDQIFNGAVDNATGAAALISLAQAFKAHRPERSVLFVAFTGEEQGLLGAKAFAAAPPVPTRQMVALLNMDGMNVSGKVDYALLFGRGQNSLEQYLTEGAKAQQRGIKDDPKPQDGYYFRSDHFALAHKGVPGLLFMSLGANSPDYIAHRYHKPSDEYSDSWDLSGTEADLQLIFGIADKLANSRDWPKWYPGSEFKAARDQDQQH, from the coding sequence ATGCATAACAAGACTCTTGCCGCCCTGCTGCTGGCCGGCTTCAGTGCCGGCGCCCTGGCCGCCAAACCCACCCTGGACATGGACGCTTACCGCCAAGCGGTCAAGACCCTGGCCAGCGACGACTTCGAAGGCCGGGCCCCGCTCAGCGCCGGCGAAACCAAGACCATCAACTACCTCAAGGCCGAATTTGCCAAAGCGGGCCTTAGCGCCGGCTATAACGGCCAGTATTTCCAGCCGGTGGAGATGGGTTCCATTACCGCCAACCAGGACATGACGCTGCGCATCGGCGACATGGCGTTCAAGCCGGGCAGCGAGTTTGTGGCCCGCACCCAGAAATTTGCCCCCCAGACCGCCCTTAAAGACTCGGAGCTGGTGTTTGTGGGTTACGGCATCCACGCCCCCGAGGCGGGCTGGGACGACTACGCCGGGGTCGACGTCAAAGGCAAAACGGTGATCGTGCTGGTCAACGACCCGGGCTTTGCCACCCAGGACCCCAAGGTCTTTCGCGGCAACACCATGACCTACTACGGCCGCTGGACCTACAAATACGAAGAGGCCATCCGCCAAGGGGCGGCCGGTGCCCTTATCGTCCATGAAACGGCGCCTGCCGCCTACCCCTGGGGCGTAGTGGAGTCCGGCGCCGTGGGTGAGCGTTTCACCCTGGTGGACGACACCGACAACGCCCATGAGCTGGACGTCATGGGCTGGCTGCAAAAGGCCAGCGCCGAGCAGATCCTCAAGGCCGCCGGCCAGGATTACGCCCGCCTCAAGGCCGCTGCCGCCAAGCCGGGCTTCAAGGCGGTGGACCTGGGTCTCAAAGCCAACCTCAAGGTCAACAACACCCTCAAGAAGGCCACCTCCCACAACGTGGTGGGCCTTATCAAGGGCAGCAAGTACCCGGACGAGTACCTGGTGGTTTCCGCCCATTGGGACCACTTGGGCCGTAACCCCAACCTGGAAGGCGACCAGATCTTCAACGGCGCCGTGGACAACGCCACCGGCGCCGCTGCGCTTATAAGCCTGGCCCAGGCCTTCAAGGCGCACCGCCCCGAGCGTTCGGTGCTGTTTGTTGCCTTCACCGGCGAGGAACAGGGCCTGCTGGGTGCCAAGGCCTTTGCCGCCGCGCCCCCTGTGCCCACCCGCCAGATGGTGGCCCTGCTGAACATGGACGGCATGAACGTCTCCGGCAAAGTGGACTACGCCCTGCTGTTTGGCCGTGGCCAAAACAGCCTGGAGCAATACCTGACCGAAGGCGCCAAGGCCCAGCAGCGCGGCATCAAGGACGATCCCAAACCCCAGGACGGCTACTACTTCCGTTCCGACCACTTCGCCCTGGCCCACAAGGGCGTACCCGGCCTGCTCTTTATGAGCCTGGGTGCCAACAGCCCGGATTACATCGCCCACCGCTACCACAAGCCCAGCGACGAGTATTCCGACAGCTGGGACCTGAGCGGCACCGAGGCCGACTTGCAGCTGATCTTCGGCATTGCCGACAAGCTGGCCAACAGCCGCGACTGGCCCAAGTGGTACCCCGGTTCCGAGTTCAAGGCGGCCCGGGACCAGGACCAACAGCACTAA
- a CDS encoding glucan biosynthesis protein, whose product MKSLLPALALAAPLLSAGALADPFSFAQLKGQARALAGQDYQAPANTLPKALAKLDWDQHQAISFKHRAALWQDLPSHFRAEFFHLGMYARTPVRLFEVVDGSAKEISYNSRFFDYGKSGLNGKKLPADLGFAGFRLHGQTDWQRDLVSFLGASYFRAVGSSMQYGLSARGLAVDTALPRPEEFPRFTRFYLVRPQGQDDSAELYALLDSPSISGAYHFVITPGEPTLMRVDAALYPRKAIERLGIAPLTSMYQVGENDRRAGWDWRPEIHDSDGLALWRGNGEWLWRPLANPASLRFNSFLDQSPKGFGLMQRDRNFDHYQDDGVFYDKRPSLWVEPLGDWGKGAVALTEIPTQDETFDNIVAFWQPAKPVQPGQELLYSYNLYWGNQGPVRPPLATVSATRSGMGGVVGQQRQHYSHRFVVDFKGDVFKMLGQDPGLEARVSASAGKVELVSVRPIAGHDGYRARFDLVPPAGQAPIDLRLYLAKGSKALSETWIYQWTPPADGDRSLSAPNLRQ is encoded by the coding sequence ATGAAGTCCTTGTTGCCCGCCCTGGCACTGGCCGCCCCCCTGCTTAGCGCCGGGGCCCTTGCCGACCCCTTCAGTTTTGCCCAGCTCAAGGGCCAGGCCCGCGCCCTGGCCGGCCAGGACTACCAGGCCCCTGCAAACACCCTGCCCAAGGCCCTGGCCAAACTGGACTGGGACCAACACCAGGCCATCAGCTTCAAACACAGGGCGGCCCTGTGGCAGGACCTGCCCAGCCACTTTCGCGCCGAGTTTTTCCACCTGGGCATGTATGCCCGCACCCCGGTGCGGCTCTTTGAAGTGGTGGACGGCAGCGCCAAAGAGATTTCCTACAACAGCCGCTTCTTTGACTACGGCAAGTCCGGCCTGAACGGTAAAAAGCTGCCCGCCGACCTGGGCTTTGCCGGCTTTCGCCTGCACGGCCAGACCGACTGGCAGCGGGATCTGGTGTCCTTCCTTGGCGCCAGTTATTTTCGGGCGGTGGGCTCGAGCATGCAGTACGGCCTGTCGGCCAGGGGCCTGGCGGTAGACACCGCCCTGCCCCGCCCGGAAGAGTTTCCCCGCTTTACCCGCTTTTACCTGGTCAGGCCCCAGGGCCAGGACGACAGCGCCGAACTCTACGCCCTGCTCGACTCCCCCAGCATCAGCGGCGCCTACCACTTCGTCATCACCCCGGGAGAGCCCACCCTGATGCGGGTGGATGCCGCCCTCTATCCCCGCAAGGCCATAGAACGCCTGGGCATAGCGCCTTTGACCAGCATGTACCAGGTGGGAGAAAACGACAGGCGCGCCGGTTGGGACTGGCGCCCGGAGATCCACGACTCCGACGGCCTGGCCCTGTGGCGCGGTAACGGCGAGTGGCTGTGGCGGCCCCTGGCCAACCCCGCCAGCCTGCGCTTCAACAGTTTCCTGGACCAATCCCCCAAGGGCTTTGGCCTGATGCAACGGGACCGCAACTTTGACCATTACCAGGACGACGGCGTCTTCTACGACAAACGCCCCAGCCTCTGGGTCGAACCCCTGGGGGATTGGGGCAAGGGGGCCGTGGCCCTCACCGAGATCCCCACCCAGGATGAGACCTTCGACAACATCGTCGCCTTCTGGCAGCCGGCCAAACCGGTGCAGCCCGGCCAGGAACTGCTTTACAGCTACAACCTTTACTGGGGCAACCAGGGGCCGGTGCGGCCACCCCTGGCCACGGTCAGCGCCACCCGCAGCGGCATGGGCGGCGTGGTGGGCCAGCAGCGCCAGCATTACAGCCACCGCTTCGTGGTGGATTTCAAAGGGGATGTCTTCAAGATGCTGGGCCAGGACCCGGGCCTTGAGGCCAGGGTCAGCGCCTCGGCCGGCAAGGTGGAGCTGGTGTCGGTCAGGCCCATTGCCGGCCACGACGGCTACCGGGCCCGCTTCGACCTGGTGCCGCCGGCAGGGCAGGCACCTATCGATCTGCGTCTTTACCTAGCCAAGGGCAGTAAGGCCCTCAGTGAAACCTGGATCTATCAATGGACGCCGCCGGCGGACGGGGACCGGAGCCTGAGCGCCCCTAACCTTCGCCAATAA
- a CDS encoding Nramp family divalent metal transporter, with product MMDKALPQGTMSPGQRRLRLSLLGPAFIAAIGYIDPGNFATNIQSGAQFGYSLLWVLLWANLMAMLVQWLSAKLGVVTGKNLAEHLRDRLPHKALVWLYWLQAEVIAMATDLAEFVGAAIGFKILLGVSLLEGALITGALTWAMLMLQGRGQPLLERVIGALLLLVAAAFIVELFLSKPAPGPLLEGVLIPGLANSDALYLAAGLLGATVMPHVIYLHSALTQHRYGKNVAQSLKATRWDVAVAMTVAGFVNLAMVAVAAATFHSGGQAQVAEIEEAHQMLVPLLGQGAATLFALSLIAAGLSSTVVGTLAGQVVMQGFLHISLPLWLRRLVTMLPALAVIALGWDPTRILVASQVVLSFGIALALVPLLRLTNDKALMGPWVNKPLTRALGWLSVLVVVGLNGYLLLHLGLIGEG from the coding sequence ATGATGGACAAGGCCTTGCCCCAAGGCACAATGAGCCCCGGCCAGCGAAGGCTGCGCCTGTCGCTGCTGGGCCCGGCCTTTATCGCCGCCATCGGCTACATAGATCCGGGTAATTTCGCCACCAATATCCAGTCCGGTGCCCAGTTCGGCTACAGCCTGCTGTGGGTGCTGCTATGGGCCAACCTGATGGCGATGCTGGTGCAATGGTTGTCGGCCAAATTGGGGGTGGTGACCGGCAAAAACCTGGCCGAGCACCTGCGGGACCGGCTGCCCCACAAAGCCCTGGTGTGGCTGTATTGGTTGCAAGCCGAGGTAATTGCCATGGCCACCGACCTGGCCGAGTTCGTCGGCGCCGCCATCGGCTTTAAGATCCTCTTGGGGGTCAGCCTGCTGGAAGGGGCCCTTATCACCGGTGCCCTGACCTGGGCCATGCTGATGCTCCAGGGGCGGGGCCAGCCGCTGCTGGAAAGGGTGATAGGGGCCTTGCTGCTGCTGGTGGCGGCGGCCTTTATTGTCGAGCTGTTTTTGTCCAAACCAGCCCCGGGGCCGCTGCTGGAAGGGGTGCTTATCCCGGGCCTTGCCAACAGCGACGCCCTCTACCTGGCGGCGGGGCTGCTGGGGGCCACCGTTATGCCCCATGTCATCTACCTGCACTCGGCCCTGACCCAGCACCGCTACGGTAAAAACGTGGCCCAGAGCCTTAAGGCCACCCGTTGGGACGTGGCGGTGGCCATGACGGTGGCGGGCTTTGTCAACCTGGCCATGGTGGCGGTGGCGGCGGCTACTTTCCATAGTGGCGGCCAGGCCCAGGTGGCGGAGATTGAAGAGGCCCACCAGATGCTGGTGCCACTGCTGGGTCAGGGGGCGGCCACCCTCTTTGCCCTTAGCCTGATCGCCGCCGGGCTGTCGTCCACCGTGGTGGGCACCCTGGCCGGGCAGGTGGTGATGCAGGGCTTTTTGCACATTTCCCTGCCCCTGTGGCTAAGGCGCCTGGTGACCATGCTGCCGGCCCTGGCGGTGATTGCCCTGGGCTGGGACCCAACCCGCATCCTGGTGGCAAGCCAGGTGGTGCTGAGCTTCGGTATCGCCCTGGCGCTGGTGCCGCTGCTGCGCCTGACCAACGACAAGGCCCTGATGGGGCCCTGGGTCAACAAACCTCTGACCCGGGCCCTGGGCTGGCTGAGCGTGCTGGTGGTGGTGGGGCTGAACGGTTACCTGTTGCTGCACCTTGGTCTTATTGGCGAAGGTTAG
- a CDS encoding GGDEF domain-containing protein, which translates to MHIDLVTSLVALSALLGVKGLWMLIASLQRDEQYRKEMRIWAGANLLMGAAYGLFSTRGTLPLAWSLVVGNLLFASAYCGYALALASLFKQRQHLGLMLGSIVLSTALLYYTELVLGTSSYRILILMALTVVVWTLAFSYCLQGWRKRPSAHVGVMTLLFLSIILVSITRLVLGWLAGDYGYKTLPTQSPALTLTTFVLVLAPPLLTVGFFLICAERTTVKLRQLATQDALTGIYNRRCALAFANKALAQHQRQGTPLSCIMMDLDNFKQINDNYGHAGGDAVLMEVAQVVTARIRQGDIFGRFGGEEFVIFLPGTALAQARALAETLRRALRAEPVWFNNMAISVSASFGVAQGEDGDDLAALSRRADKVLYQAKHQGRNRVVSQPLPSPAPGAGSGQTATDPSTTTPPAGAAPSPPPAGS; encoded by the coding sequence ATGCATATCGACCTCGTCACATCCCTGGTCGCCCTTAGCGCCCTGTTGGGCGTCAAGGGATTGTGGATGCTGATCGCCAGCCTGCAAAGGGACGAGCAATACCGCAAGGAGATGCGGATCTGGGCCGGCGCCAACCTGCTGATGGGGGCCGCCTACGGCCTCTTTTCCACCCGGGGCACACTGCCCCTGGCCTGGTCCCTGGTTGTTGGCAACCTGCTGTTTGCCAGCGCCTATTGCGGTTATGCCCTGGCCTTGGCCAGCCTGTTCAAGCAGCGCCAACACCTGGGGCTGATGCTGGGCTCCATAGTGCTGAGCACCGCCCTGCTCTACTACACCGAACTGGTGCTGGGCACCTCCAGCTACCGTATCCTGATCCTGATGGCCCTGACCGTGGTGGTGTGGACCCTGGCCTTCAGCTATTGCCTGCAAGGCTGGCGCAAGCGCCCCTCGGCCCATGTGGGGGTGATGACCCTGCTGTTCCTGTCCATCATCCTGGTCAGCATTACCCGGTTGGTGCTGGGCTGGTTGGCTGGCGACTACGGCTACAAAACCCTGCCCACCCAGTCACCGGCCCTGACCCTCACCACCTTCGTGCTGGTATTGGCCCCGCCCCTGCTGACGGTGGGCTTTTTCCTGATCTGCGCCGAGCGCACCACCGTCAAGCTGCGGCAACTGGCCACCCAGGACGCCCTGACCGGCATCTACAACCGCCGCTGCGCCCTGGCCTTTGCCAACAAGGCCCTGGCCCAGCACCAACGCCAGGGCACACCCCTGAGCTGCATCATGATGGACCTGGATAACTTCAAGCAGATCAACGACAACTATGGCCATGCCGGTGGCGATGCGGTGCTGATGGAAGTGGCCCAGGTGGTCACGGCCCGGATCAGGCAGGGGGATATCTTCGGCCGTTTCGGCGGCGAGGAGTTTGTGATCTTCCTGCCCGGCACCGCCCTGGCCCAGGCCCGGGCCCTGGCAGAAACCCTGCGCAGGGCCCTGCGCGCCGAGCCGGTCTGGTTCAACAACATGGCCATCAGCGTGTCGGCGTCTTTCGGGGTGGCGCAGGGGGAGGACGGGGACGACCTGGCCGCCTTGTCCAGGCGGGCCGACAAGGTCCTCTACCAGGCCAAACACCAGGGGCGCAACAGGGTGGTCAGCCAGCCTCTGCCTTCGCCGGCGCCCGGGGCCGGTTCAGGCCAAACCGCAACAGATCCTTCCACGACAACACCCCCAGCAGGCGCTGCTCCGAGTCCACCACCGGCAGGCAGCTGA
- a CDS encoding CBS domain-containing protein, whose protein sequence is MTVASIMAARPVSVSMDASLAQVRTLFDTHPFYHLPVLDGAGCVVGLMSRTDYLANLSPFLNTPAERSLDRDIMLRPVHQFMSRQVPLLRPEQPLLEAAQVILAHHFSCLPVVDSEQRLLGVLSWKDLLRFGLNRPRAPAKAEAG, encoded by the coding sequence ATGACGGTTGCCAGCATCATGGCCGCACGGCCGGTTTCGGTGTCCATGGACGCCAGCCTGGCCCAAGTGCGCACCCTGTTTGATACCCACCCCTTCTACCATCTGCCGGTGCTGGACGGTGCCGGCTGTGTCGTTGGCCTGATGAGCCGGACCGACTACCTGGCCAACCTCAGCCCCTTCCTCAATACCCCGGCCGAGCGCAGCCTGGACCGAGACATCATGCTAAGGCCGGTGCACCAGTTTATGAGCCGCCAGGTGCCGCTGCTCAGGCCAGAACAACCCCTGCTGGAGGCGGCCCAGGTGATACTGGCCCACCATTTCAGCTGCCTGCCGGTGGTGGACTCGGAGCAGCGCCTGCTGGGGGTGTTGTCGTGGAAGGATCTGTTGCGGTTTGGCCTGAACCGGCCCCGGGCGCCGGCGAAGGCAGAGGCTGGCTGA
- a CDS encoding MFS transporter — protein sequence MAADTSLSRRDLKVLGLSALGGALEFYDFIIFVFFAKAIGQLFFPPDMPEWLRQLQTFGIFAAGYLARPLGGLVMAHFGDLLGRKKMFTLSIFLMSVPTLLIGLLPTYASWGYGAAIALVLMRMLQGAAVGGEVPGAWVFVSEHVKKHHVGLACGSLSAGLVGGILLGSLMSVFINSHFADQLLDWAWRLPFLVGGLFGLFAVYLRRYLHETPVFAELQARQALARELPLKLLLRGHKKGVLLAMGVTWILTGAVVVVVLMTPTLIQAQAGIGAVDAFKANALATLTVMLGAVLSGHLSDRLGRGPVLAAWSLLLVLSYGLMMALLPAMPGALYGLYALAGLGVGITGVIPAVAVSAFPAEVRFTGLSFSYNLAYAIFGGFTPILVSLLVAWHSLAPVGYLGALAVLGVAMGLALGRGRSS from the coding sequence ATGGCCGCCGATACTTCCCTGTCCCGCCGGGACCTCAAGGTGCTGGGGCTGTCCGCCCTGGGGGGCGCCCTGGAGTTTTACGACTTCATCATCTTCGTGTTTTTCGCCAAGGCCATAGGCCAGCTGTTCTTTCCCCCGGACATGCCCGAATGGCTGCGCCAGTTGCAGACCTTCGGCATCTTTGCCGCCGGTTACCTGGCCCGGCCCCTGGGGGGCCTGGTCATGGCCCACTTCGGGGACCTTCTGGGGCGCAAGAAGATGTTCACCCTGTCCATCTTCCTGATGTCGGTGCCCACCTTGCTGATCGGGCTCCTGCCCACCTACGCCAGCTGGGGTTACGGGGCGGCCATCGCCCTGGTGCTGATGCGCATGCTGCAAGGGGCCGCCGTCGGCGGCGAGGTGCCGGGGGCCTGGGTGTTCGTGTCCGAGCACGTCAAAAAACACCATGTGGGGCTGGCCTGCGGCAGTTTGTCGGCGGGGCTGGTGGGGGGCATTTTGCTAGGCTCCTTGATGAGCGTCTTTATCAACAGCCACTTTGCCGACCAGCTCTTGGACTGGGCCTGGCGCCTGCCGTTTCTGGTGGGGGGGCTGTTTGGGCTTTTTGCCGTTTACCTGCGCCGCTACCTCCATGAAACCCCGGTCTTTGCCGAGCTGCAGGCCCGCCAGGCCCTGGCCCGGGAGCTGCCCCTGAAACTGCTGCTGCGGGGCCACAAGAAGGGGGTGCTGCTGGCCATGGGGGTGACCTGGATCCTCACCGGCGCCGTGGTGGTGGTGGTGCTGATGACCCCCACCTTGATCCAGGCCCAGGCCGGCATCGGTGCGGTAGACGCCTTCAAGGCCAATGCCCTGGCCACCCTGACGGTGATGCTGGGGGCGGTGCTGTCCGGCCATTTGAGCGACCGGCTGGGGCGCGGCCCGGTGCTGGCCGCCTGGAGCCTGCTGCTGGTGCTCAGTTACGGGCTGATGATGGCGCTGCTGCCGGCCATGCCCGGCGCCCTATACGGCCTTTATGCCCTGGCGGGGCTGGGGGTGGGCATTACCGGGGTGATCCCGGCGGTGGCGGTCAGCGCCTTTCCCGCCGAGGTGCGCTTTACCGGCCTGTCCTTTTCCTACAACCTGGCCTACGCCATTTTCGGCGGCTTTACCCCTATCCTGGTGTCGCTGCTGGTGGCCTGGCACTCCTTGGCGCCGGTGGGCTACCTGGGGGCCCTGGCGGTACTGGGGGTGGCAATGGGCCTGGCCCTTGGGCGGGGCAGAAGCAGCTGA